GCTTCACCTTCTCGCGCCTGGCCTCCCACTCCTGCCGCAGCTGCTCCCGCAGCCGGTTCTCCTCCTCCTCGCGGTCGGGGTCAGGCAGGAAGCTCGTGTCCACATCTGGATTCTTCCCCAGGTTCTTCTTCTTGCTCAGCCCCGCCGACGTGGGCTGCTCCCTAGCCGCCACCTCCTCATCCACGTTGCCCTCGTCGCCCTCGTCGAGCGTGAAGGACAGGCTGCAGATCTTGCGCTTCTGCTCCTGCTTGCGCTCCTTCTTCCGCAGTGCCTCCAGCTGCAGCCGCCGCGCCTCCAGCTGCTCCCTCTTGGCCAGCTGCATCTCCCGCTCCTTGAGCAGGGCCTCCTGCTTGGCCTTCATGTCGTTCAGGGTCACCAGGCCCACCGTGCTCGACTTCAGCTCGGCCTCCACGGCGTCGTAATGAGCCGAGAATTTCTTGTCCACCTTCGACTTGATGAGGGTCTCCTCGGCGATCCGCTGCTTCAGCACCTCCATCTGCTCCTTCTGCTTTTCCCGCTTCTTGATCAGGTGCATGGCCCGGCCGGCCTCCCGCATCGTGCCCTTGTACTGCGCCATGCTGGCAGCTCGGCACGCCCACTCTCGTTTCCAGTTCCTGTCTGATGCCGGGGAGTTTCCGGGCTAGCTCATGGATTCTGCTGCAATGAAAAACACTTGACTTAGAAAGGGGCCAATAACAATGGTTTGATTAATGTTTCAGAGAGGTGCATTCTACTAGAATTTTCTGGAATGACGGAAGTGTTCTGTAGCTGTGCTGACCGATGTGTAGCCATGTGAGGCTATTgtgcccttgaaatgtggctagtgccaTCAAGacaatgacttttattttaattaatttaaatttaaatagccatatgtgACTAATAGCTCCCATGTTGGACATTGCAAAGCTGGGTTTTGAGAGCTGTACGTGGAGAGGGTTGGTTTACAGAGCAAATTTTCACCCGTCCAGGTACCCTTATCTGTCTGGGTACCCCCATCAAGCAAGAGTTGGGGAACCAAGAAAGCAGGCCTGCAATGGGCCTGGGACTGGATTTGGGTGTATTGACCACAGGAAAGCAGAGTCTGAGAGGAAAATGTCCAGGTTGGCCCTGGAGGAGAAGGCACCTGTCCCCGCAATCAGATACACCACTCTTCTTGAGGAGGTAAGTGAGTGAGGGGAGAAGGGTCAGACAAAAGCATCTTTTAGTACTTTCCTAGAGGGTGGTAATGTTAGCTAAGATCCTATTAATATGTTAGAAGTGAGGCAGGACCGTATTAGTTGTTGTCCCTTGAGAATAATTTCTGCAGTGAGTATTTGTTGAGTCCACCTAATGCCCAGTACTAAAGTGTGCAAAAGCAATGTAGGTATGGCCCTGCTTGCTGTGGAAAACGAGGCATCTAGGGATGCTTCTTGGTGTTTCAGCCAAAGTGGAATGAAGCCTCTCCCTAATTTTATTGGACTCAACTTGAATCAACCATCTTCCCTCAAGACCAGTCCATCCTGCCTCATGCACTACAGCTTCGTCATCCTCTGGAGCCTCACCCCCACAAACTCAAGACAAGGTCTCATCCAAccatccccaccctcccaaaCTCTTCCACTCTACCCTCTGGAAAGACACTCCTCATCAAAAAACTCTCCTAAATCCTCAGCCACCTCTGGGACCTTCCCTTTACCTTCTTGTCTCATGCTGGAAGCCGGCTGTTCCCTGAGGAGACCATTTCTCCTAAAGTAGAGGACATCTACATCACATCCACATCCATGTCCTCTGACATCCACATCATCTCACACTCTAAAAGTGGGATGTCTTTGCagtttcaaaaacatttcttctacatttttagAACTCCTAGCTTCCTTGAAGCTCATGCAACCCAGTGATACTACCCCAG
The nucleotide sequence above comes from Panthera tigris isolate Pti1 chromosome B2, P.tigris_Pti1_mat1.1, whole genome shotgun sequence. Encoded proteins:
- the FAM50B gene encoding protein FAM50B → MAQYKGTMREAGRAMHLIKKREKQKEQMEVLKQRIAEETLIKSKVDKKFSAHYDAVEAELKSSTVGLVTLNDMKAKQEALLKEREMQLAKREQLEARRLQLEALRKKERKQEQKRKICSLSFTLDEGDEGNVDEEVAAREQPTSAGLSKKKNLGKNPDVDTSFLPDPDREEEENRLREQLRQEWEARREKVKREEMEVTFSYWDGSGHRRTVRIHKGGTVQQFLKRALQGLRKDFRELRSAGVEQLMYIKEDLILPHYHTFYDFIITKARGKSGPLFNFDVHDDVRLLSDATMEKDESHAGKVVLRSWYEKNKHIFPASRWEPYDPEKKWDKYTIR